The Culex quinquefasciatus strain JHB chromosome 2, VPISU_Cqui_1.0_pri_paternal, whole genome shotgun sequence genome contains the following window.
CACACAAAGTTTTGAAACGTTCTGATAGTTGGTTCGCAAATTTTGAACAATCTGCACACAAAATGAAAGCTTTTGCCGTTACTTTGCTGGCGATTGTAGCTGTTGCTCTGCTGGTGGTatggttgcaaaaaaaaatcttcattttcaaaattattttaattttccacaatttataGGACGTCTGCCAGGGACAGTACGACTTCAGGAAGCCGGATGGTCGAATGGAGGACATCGAGGCCATGCTGAAGCATAGCCACATGCCGTCGTTTGAGGATATGCCACGGTTCCGCCGGTCGCCGTTTGATGATTTCAACGAGGAGATCGAAGAGCACGCTGAAGATGGTGGAAATAATCACGGCCAGGGACAGGGTGGCGGTCAGGGTCAAGGCCAGGGACAGGGAGGGCAAAACGGCCAGGGTCAGGGTGGAAAGCATTAAGTGTTGTTTCGGTGGAAAGCTTGGAGAACAATAGTATCTGGATTTGGTTGTCAATTGCATCGTTATTTTACAGTTTGGTGACAGTGCACGTTTTGtgaagcttttattttttttattatgaataaTGTTATTTGATTGATGTTTAATAAATTTGCACAATGCtttataaaatttgaagttatttttggagaacttttgataaaagTCCCGCCTGCTTCattatgttttaaaatacagACAGTTTATCGCAAAATCACCcaagttttttattttcaaaatactttacGATTAAATCACAATGCTGAACATTGAACACAAAAAGTAACTTGAAATCGCAGCAATTTGAAGTTTCCGATCATATTACCAAACAAAAATAGTAATCGtagtatactgcccctgatcgcataaatgtcccatatgcattttcttcgtttttgagttattgatgcagtttggttcaaaatcgtgtcctctttcagaaaagcctataacatccagtactttgttctagaaatcaggaggaaatccagttttttcgcgaaaacttaacacgtagccttatgtatgggacaaacttcaaatgcgtttttctcagcttgctgtttttgcatatgggacatttatgcgaacatgggcagtatagaacTATAAAATTCGTAAAGATATCCTGTCTTtcagtaccgtcatctggggcgaatcggaactacagtctgaataggggtAGCAGGTTTAAGAGCACTTAAAACCTTAAAAGCTTTAAACTTGGAAatcgatgcactatttttgttaaTATAAGTTTTGTTAACTCGAAACCaatgaaaaatatccaaatattgttCAGTAACAAGGCTAAATCAGCTGTCTCAATTCACTCCATGTGTCCCTATTCGTCCCAGATGACGTTAcccatgatttttttgaaattggatttttgattgacagtttacataaatttataaatacttACTACAAATcgttaaattttgacaaaacacTTAGAATACAGAAGTAAATTTTCAACCAAGAATTGAACTCCTTTACGATGAATTCGCAGTATTATTATAATACAATGGACTTCAGACTATTTCTGTTGTTGggcttaaaatatttgaattcttaaatttaaatggttGAACAGAACGATTTATTTATAATAATCATATCgataaaatgttcaaaacactTAACTAATAATAACGTGCAAATATAATCAAAATCTGCATAAATAGATCATCTCCTCGTGCAAAGCCTCTTTAAATATTCCATCAATCACGTCCATTGATTTGCCATTCAATCGCCGGCCCCTCCGGAATCCTCAATGAGCGCACAAACAAACGTGTGGCCGCGTCGCACCAAGTTCAAAGAAAAAGCTCAGCCTGTTTGGCTGCGGTTGGCGCGGGGGATTTTTTCTTTCCCACATCTTCCAGGGGCGCAAATCGATCCCAACTCGAAAAACCATTAATATTGGCTATAGGCTGACCAAGTTTGCACGAACTGTGACGCGAAAAATGACgtcgccgccgtcgtcgtttaAATCGGTTTTGCAAAGCCAACTTTGTTTGCCCCAACTCGGTCAACGTGCTTTTTAAACATCATCGGTGTTTAGTGAGAGCTCTGgggaatgaaaaaataaaatgaaaaaataaatgtctGCGATGATGAGTAAACACAATGAGCCATAAAGCGCATAAGGACTGTGGACTCGACTGGACAGGAGGGAGGACTAGCATGTAAATATTATTGTTTGCCGGGTGCTAATAACGAGAGCATGGTGGAAAAGGATGTAATCTTGACCTGACAAGAAAATGTTTGTAAagaattaaatttgattataaacaaacaattaacatgctgaaaaaaaattgtacagataaaagtaaaaagtatctgCCAATTTTATGACCACCAACCCTTCCTCAAAGGTGTCATCTGTGGGAATTCCACCCGTTCATTACCAACGCTGGGCTGTGAGCTCGCAAATATTAGCGGTTGAGGATTTCCGAATATTTCAACCGGTGTGTGAGTGCGAGAGGTGCCTTGGGTTGACGAGATAAAACAGTTTCATGGCTCATGATTTACGTTCGTTCGTGCGAAAGTTGGAGCTTCCAATTTTGCATTGCTGTGGTGTAATTTGAACCTGCGGGAAAATACAGATTTACAAAACTGCGAAATTTTACATCCATTCCTGGAAGgtgttattatgaaaatttgccaTCCTGATCCCACCCACAAACATTGTTGCAAAATCGCAACAATcacaaatgaattttatttgcagGAGATTAAATTACTTATCAGCATCATCAATCAAGGCCACCCACGGTGAAAACACAGCTGATCGATTGGTCATAGGCGAACGGTTCTTAGAAAAGTGAGAAAAAAGTCCCGCTCGTTGCCAACAGTGTTTTTTAAACTGATAACGGCTTGTTGCGAATATTCATCCTGTGATGTTGTTTACCCACGGATTTCAATTGAGCGTGGCATTTCTGCTTTGAACTACTTTCTTTAGCATGGTGTTGAAAATGCTGTGTGAAAACATTGAATCATCGTAGATTTTAAAGTTTCCGTTGTTGGATTCTTGAGAActgtttttcatacatttgtctTGGAATGAAACTaagacaaaaattgaaattgtaagcaaaattgtatttttaaaaataaaacattttaacaCTCAACAATTGTGAGGCAAAATTGTTGAactcaattatatttttatcatattataaaatatttattttagttgTAGCTTATTATGAAAAGGTGGTAAATGATTCTCTACACGAGCcatcacactttttttttaaattttggcaaaACAAATCGTTGTTAAAAATGGGTTGACAGGATTCCATTAAAAATATGATCATTAAAGTTAACCCTCAACTACCCAACCCGACCATTGCAAAAGCGGAATCTGAATACAGTTGTTATATGTGTTAACCTattaacgagttttttttttgattttctagaatttttctTTGGGAAAGTCGctgaaaatcggtgcattcttGTTGAACTTCTTTTGAAACTGCCTCAAGAGACTATAAATTACATATATGACCTTCAATAAAAAAAGTCTCCAAACAAACTTTAACAAATTTATacctttctttgaaataaccccaaaaaTTTAAGTCGGAAACCTAAAAACGatcgaataaaaatcttttctttgtacaatgtATCATCAAAATACAGCAactgattttttggatttttgctcGAATTTGCATAAAACACTGCTTgaagtatttaatttaaaaactatttagTACATTTTTAATCCTCTGCcatataacatttaaaaattttaaaatattttccaatcaatcacattgtagagaacagttttctgaacaatatACATAAAAAGTATCAATATTGGTTCATCGAAACACTAATATAGCcaatttagtaaaataaaaagtgactttctccCAAATGTCTGGATTTAATTCCCATTCGAACGATAAACACTGCctacttagatattttttgtgatgaaaatattttgttgaaacttGAAATTTATAACAAATGTGTTGAAATTTATaggaattattttgttaaatgtCCGGAAAGAGACCTtatttcatggtgccaaatatcagacttgcttAATTTGTTATCTTACCgtgaaaaactttttaaaaagagCTGAgacaattttctacaattttccattttaaatattgttgaattgattttttagtGTCGCTTAATCAGCTCTCATGTTTTAACTGGTCATACTTCGGACCTTTTGTGAATATAATCAGGTAAAAAATTCTACtgttcagaaattttgaaatcatttctaacatttcaaagggctgaaaacatttgttttgaacattattttataaattaaaataattttgtctTGGAAAACCTCCACCATTTTTAGCTTCAAAACATGTTGACACATAATTCATAATTCTGCAAGTCTTAACAGTATCATAGCTTCAATTATTAACTATTTCAATTTGTTGTCAAAATGTTTGTCGAAATTGAGTTTAAGATGACGTTTTTTAATCTTAAACAATATTtagtacactgaaataaaaaaaagtatcaaattcctaaatttaggaattttgcctccttttcttattaagtaatccaaaaaaaccCATTACtgaataaggaaaggagccaaaaatcctagaatttaggaatttggtacttttttttatttcagtgtatcaaacattaaaaatcaattttctcgagAAATGCTAAATTATCGAGGCTATAAGACGACATGATTTATGTAATTTGCTTAATGCaagaaattgaatgaaattgttgaaaatcaaaaacaaacaaataattatgAGTATTGAacttaaatatgtttttactATAAATAGTTAACTAAAATATCAAAGCAAAATTGTTAAGAGATCAAACATGATTCCACcttaaaaacaaacttttgtaCTCATATCAAAAATAGAACCATTAAATTTCTACAAAGAATACCAACAGAGGGTTAAAAGAATATTTACTTCGCGGGAATACAACCGCTCGTTCCACAATTATCGCCGGCTGGTTCTGTGGTTGCCATTCGTCgctggcgtcgtcgtcgtcgtcgtcggggcCCGGGTTCGAACACGAGCTGATAAAGTATTTAAATGAATGAAGCTGACCGATCGGCGAACCAGTCGAGCAGCTCAAGTGCGAAAGTGAGGATCGAAAGACAGCTTTTTCGGAGGAGACAGTTCAGTGCCGGTGTTCCTAAGCAGGTCGACAGCCAATAATTGAACGATCAATTAAGAATTTAACGGGGAAGAGATCGTCGTAAGGTGTATTGACGAGATAGTGTGCAAAGTGCCAACGTCCGGAATTGTGTGGCCTGGAGAGTTGCCGGGGGAAGATCAAGAGGAATAGTTAGCCGGGAAGATCTGAATCAATACGGAAGGTGGTGAAGCTCGCGATGAGGTCATTACTACTAATTGCGGCGGTGCTCGTCGCTGGAGGTACGGAAAAGTGTGTTGTGGTGTGGTGATTATTTTGCACGAAATTGCATAAATCTTACCTATTGTTTATGTTTGACTGTAATTTGAGTGAAACTTGTTGTTATGTTTGGATTCAATACAAATGACTTTCTGTATTTTTATGTggtggttttggttttgattgaattttcaaatcatttttttaaatttgtttaattcttattttttgggtttttggggttttgtaaaaattgattttcaattgCATTGAATTGGTTTATGTGTTTTTGGTATGGTATATTTCTGAGGCATTGAATAAAACCGACTTAATAAATTTCTTGTTCATTACAAGAATAAATGCTATTTCCAGAGCATAAAAGGTGTGAATTCAGGatgtttttagtgattttttgaaaaggtcctataaacaaaactctagatttgttcttcaatatatatttttacacAAGTTTTCAACTTTAcacagttttagaaaaaaacaatgtttttcgtCATCTTAAGAGAGTTGAGAATCTGAAAATCGATGTGAAAAATGTTTCGCCACGTTTTCTTACaaccttttaatatttttttcaggctgTTGTCCCGATTCGACTCATTTGATAGCACTCATATTTTTAGGTGTTATATTACCATGTTTAaggctagtacaaattttatttaaactttttgtctcccccccccttcaaagttggccaaaaaATCAGagggtaaaaaaatatatttcaatttttttaattttttgatttttttgacccCCCTCGACCccagccagagccgagggacaaaaactttgaaaaatatttgcatcggcctaaacagAGTTATACTAGAATATTCAACCAACCCTTCAGAtcgagttttcttttttttatatataaatttGCCAATtgaagtttgttttgaaaaacactatttttattttcaaaagatttttttttgttaagtgtgttaagttaaaaaaaaccaagATTTGCTCAAATGTTGTGTAATTTGGTGAGATTTAATAACAATcttttaatttatcaaaaagaGAATTGGTAACATTCTATATTTTTCACTAATAATAAGTTCTCTTCTTACTGTTTATTTTGGCGTTCAGAGTAAATCTCTCTAGAATTCGTTTTGAAATTGAAACAAATCGATttgaatttgtttggaaaactgttgaaaattttgtgagCGAATTCATTAGCATAAATTCTGAacaattaattaattttgctttGTCCACGTCAGTCAAGTTCAAGGTGGCTTCGTCTAAGCCAAAATTTCAGCTTCACTTCCGGACCGAATAAGCTAATTGTAATTCGGCTACCTTGACCAAAGTTGAAACGTAAACTGTAACGCCCAGCCGAATCCGCAAGCTAACGCGCAAATTGCCGTTAGGACTTGGGAACGCGATTCTTCCTCCGGTTGTTCAACGTCGACAGACTGCTGTTGGTGAAAGGTCAAGTTCAGCTTTCAATTATGGCTTCGCTCTCTCCTTCTTGCAATCGGTTGCTGATTGTGACTTTTTCCGTGTTTTCTTCTTCTCCGAACACTCTCACACACTCTTTGAGCCGGCAATTCGATCCGAAATGGACGGATGTGGTAGACAGCGTTTGATGCTGTTCATCTGGGTCATCTCAGGCTCTGTAACGCACGAGTTTACTCGAGAACCTTTATCACCCGCTTATCGCTGGCGGTGTCAGCATGTGGCTTTACTGCTGAGCTGAACCATACAGCATGTGCTTCTCCTCCAGGGTAATTGCAGCGATGACGACT
Protein-coding sequences here:
- the LOC119767345 gene encoding uncharacterized protein LOC119767345, with the protein product MKAFAVTLLAIVAVALLVDVCQGQYDFRKPDGRMEDIEAMLKHSHMPSFEDMPRFRRSPFDDFNEEIEEHAEDGGNNHGQGQGGGQGQGQGQGGQNGQGQGGKH